GAGACCACCTGTTTGCTAACCGAGACAAATATATTTGGCCGCGACAAGGAGATGAAGCAGGTTATTAGGCTGCTTAGCAAACCTAAACAGAGTAGAGGTGCCCAGTCGGAAAACAAAGGTAGTGATGAATCAAAAATACCAGGTCTTCATGTTTTGCCAATAGTTGGAATTCGGGGTGTTGGTAAGACCTGTTTGGCCCAACATGTTTGCAATCATTCAGATATAAGGTCTCACTTCAACCTAATAATTTGGATCTGTGTGTCGGGTGACTTTGATGTTATGAGGTTGACTAAGCAGGCCTTAGAATCCTGCTCAGGAGAAAGGCCAACATCAGAAGACTTGAATATTCTTCAGCATGCTCTTTCTGAACACGTGAGGGACAAAAAGCTCTTGATTATCCTTGATGACCTGTGGGATGATGCTTTCAAGGAATACAATAAATATTGGAATATATTTTGTGCACCTTTAAAACACATTGAACGGAAAAGTTTGATGTTGGTCACTACCAGATCTACAATGGTTGCTCATAAAATCTGCACAATGAAGCCCTTTGAATTGGATGGTTTGAAGGGCAATGCCTTTCGGAATTTCTTCAAACAATGCATATTTGGGTCAGAGAGTTCTAACAATGATCCCAATTTAGAACGTATTGGTAGAAGCATACTTCCTAGGTTGAAGGGTTCTCCTTTAGCTGCCAAAAGTGTTGGACTCCTGTTAAGAACGGACCTCAGTGCATCACATTGGAAATATGTATTGGAGAGTGAACTGTGGGAGTTGGGACAAAGGAAGACTGACATTTTGCCTTCTCTTCAGCTGAGCTACATGCATTTACCACTCCATTTGAAGAGATGTTTTGCATTCTGTGCTGTGTACCCAAGGATGAAACATTTCAGAAAGAGCGTTTAGTTGAAATTTGGGTGGCTGAAGGATTGGTGGAACCTGAAGGTGACAGCCCACCTACAAGTATTGGTTGTCGGTACTTTGAAGAACTTGTGAATGAGTCATTCTTTCAAGAAGTCTCTGGCTCATACGTAATCCCTCATTTGCTGCATGATATGGCACGACTAGTTTCAAGGAATGACTGCTTCATCATAAGGGAAAAGGCTGACTTTGGAAAAGTTCCTCCGGATGTTCGTCATCTGTCAATACTCTCTAGGAAAGGCATTGACAAAGCCGACTTGTTGAGCCTGTGCAAGCACACAAAGCTGCGTACCCTACTTTTCAGGAGTAAAGATATATCTTCTGTAATAGACCATTGGTGCAGCAGCCTTCATCGTTTGCGTGTGATGTGTTGTGGCTCTACAAATGAGTTACCAGATAGCATTGGCAACTTGAAGCATCTTCGGTACCTTGAAATCACCGGAGGTTGTTCTTTGAACAGCGTTCCTTTGGCATTCTGTTACCTCTATAGTCTGCAGATTGTATATGCCAGGAATTGCAGGCTTGAAACCATGCGCGGCGACTTCAGTAATTTGATCAGTTTAAGGAGATTTGAATCGCATGGATTTGACTATTCTCTAGGGTGTGTCCTAGATATTGATTTGGCATATTGGCAAGGACTAGGACTTGGATTCATAAAGAATGTGTCGTCAGATGTTAAAGGTTTGTGCTTACGTAATCTTGGCTACATAAGCAAGAATCAGGCAGCAGAGCTGGAACTGAAGAATAAGCAACGTCTCAACAGCCTGGAACTGAACTGGCGTTGGTACCGACGTGAGGAAGACAATGATAGAGATATAGAAGTGCTTCAAGCTTTACAACCTCCCACTAGTCTCATGTCTCTGCACCTCAAGCGCTACGGAGGTGTGTTTCTTCCAATAAGCTGGTTTGGTCCACAGAACTTGCAAAGCTCGACATCACTTACAGTTGATACTAGGTGTGATGGACTAGAGAGCAAGTTGTTGGCAGAGGGCACATCATTTTCAAGGGTCTCACAGCGGATAGATGACCTAAACGAGATGCTAGTTGACAGCAACCAAGACACCACTTGTATTTTCCCGTCCATGACAGAGCTCACCATATCTGAGTGCGGAAAGTTATCTAGCCTCGAACATCTCATACAGCCAGCTTATATTCCAGCCATCAAGAAGATAACAATAGAGAAT
The Aegilops tauschii subsp. strangulata cultivar AL8/78 chromosome 3, Aet v6.0, whole genome shotgun sequence genome window above contains:
- the LOC141020874 gene encoding putative disease resistance protein RGA4; the encoded protein is MNVTGAGKTSKLKTETDNDEIMEEGVTTSGDFVKLFQWTKSVISSQYSGLIPREQELQGEVLELEEGLQDLRDTQPKMYVLLDRAEWSSHEDYVVELLPYLKDAVYDAEDLLDEFKWYELKVTVEGNANQCPFSDFFNNVITGSFNENLQVIQDRMDGLLGYPEKMGLHEVRQRFNKSVRLETTCLLTETNIFGRDKEMKQVIRLLSKPKQSRGAQSENKGSDESKIPGLHVLPIVGIRGVGKTCLAQHVCNHSDIRSHFNLIIWICVSGDFDVMRLTKQALESCSGERPTSEDLNILQHALSEHVRDKKLLIILDDLWDDAFKEYNKYWNIFCAPLKHIERKSLMLVTTRSTMVAHKICTMKPFELDGLKGNAFRNFFKQCIFGSESSNNDPNLERIGRSILPRLKGSPLAAKSVGLLLRTDLSASHWKYVLESELWELGQRKTDILPSLQLSYMHLPLHLK
- the LOC109745461 gene encoding putative disease resistance protein RGA4; this encodes MFCILCCVPKDETFQKERLVEIWVAEGLVEPEGDSPPTSIGCRYFEELVNESFFQEVSGSYVIPHLLHDMARLVSRNDCFIIREKADFGKVPPDVRHLSILSRKGIDKADLLSLCKHTKLRTLLFRSKDISSVIDHWCSSLHRLRVMCCGSTNELPDSIGNLKHLRYLEITGGCSLNSVPLAFCYLYSLQIVYARNCRLETMRGDFSNLISLRRFESHGFDYSLGCVLDIDLAYWQGLGLGFIKNVSSDVKGLCLRNLGYISKNQAAELELKNKQRLNSLELNWRWYRREEDNDRDIEVLQALQPPTSLMSLHLKRYGGVFLPISWFGPQNLQSSTSLTVDTRCDGLESKLLAEGTSFSRVSQRIDDLNEMLVDSNQDTTCIFPSMTELTISECGKLSSLEHLIQPAYIPAIKKITIENCKSLTSIGHNLLGSSTRGPPFSSLTSLIVCSCEELSTIDNLLSQEYLPVIHKIKVEWCYKLMSLPVGIGSLSSLRQLEISGCPSIRWPSGLVFPSSLESLNLDECGDMSACVPSCLENLTSLVSLSLKKCVGIQVIPEKVWSKSLQQLWITDCPDLVSIGGAGAIAQLRVVIIKECPKMEDKIKQPHTRGCFIN